Proteins encoded within one genomic window of Spirulina major PCC 6313:
- a CDS encoding type II toxin-antitoxin system VapC family toxin: protein MKIYLDTNVFNRPFDDQTQPRIILETQALRTILKLIEMGNIELMSSSVLAYENSRNTSPVRQKWVHQCLALATTSQPLQNTIIQRAKALEQTGLKTIDALHVATAEAAQCEVFLTCDDRLLRRYSGPLRAMNPVTLVLELTEVSE, encoded by the coding sequence ATGAAAATCTATCTCGACACCAACGTCTTTAATCGCCCGTTTGATGACCAAACTCAACCTCGAATTATTCTTGAAACTCAAGCACTTCGGACTATTTTAAAATTGATTGAAATGGGAAATATAGAGCTAATGAGTTCCTCAGTCTTGGCCTATGAAAATAGTCGAAATACTAGCCCTGTTCGTCAAAAGTGGGTTCATCAATGTTTAGCACTTGCCACAACATCGCAACCGCTCCAAAATACCATTATCCAAAGAGCAAAAGCCCTAGAACAAACCGGACTCAAAACCATTGATGCGCTGCATGTCGCTACCGCAGAAGCAGCCCAATGTGAGGTTTTTCTGACCTGTGACGATCGCTTACTGCGACGTTACTCTGGCCCACTGCGAGCCATGAATCCCGTTACATTAGTTTTAGAACTGACAGAGGTATCCGAATGA